A single window of Culicoides brevitarsis isolate CSIRO-B50_1 chromosome 3, AGI_CSIRO_Cbre_v1, whole genome shotgun sequence DNA harbors:
- the LOC134835620 gene encoding V-type proton ATPase 116 kDa subunit a 1 isoform X4 — MGSLFRSEEMTLCQLFLQSEAAYACVSEMGELGLVQFRDLNPEVNAFQRKFVNEVRRCDEMERKLRYLEKEIKKDGIPMLDTGESPEAPQPREMIDLEATFEKLENELKEVNQNAEALKRNFLELTELKHILRKTQVFFDEMAESHREEEQVNLLGEEGLRAGGAQNLKLGFVAGVILRERLPAFERMLWRACRGNVFLRQAMIESPLEDPSTGDNVYKSVFIIFFQGDQLKTRVKKICEGFRATLYPCPEAPADRREMAMGVMTRIEDLNTVLQQTQDHRHRVLVAAAKNLKNWFVKVRKIKAIYHTLNLFNLDVTQKCLIAECWVPVLDMETIQLALRRGTERSGSSVPPILNRMETFEAPPTYNRTNKFTKAFQALIDAYGVASYREMNPAPYTIITFPFLFAVMFGDLGHGAIMMLFGLWMILKEKPLQAQNNQNEIWKIFFGGRYIIFLMGCFSMYTGLIYNDIFSKSLNLFGSRWKINLDNSTVMSNHIFQLDPKDQYVGTPYPFGMDPVWQVAPLNKIIFQNGYKMKISIIFGVIHMIFGVVVGYFNHKNFNNRMAILCEFIPQMIFLVFLFFYLAFMMFMKWTKYSADAKDPMYGSACAPSILITFINMVLMKSRPEPIPGNPCSPFMYGGQFVLQRLMLLCALVCIPWMLLAKPYLIMKARKEAAHQPMPQIQQDGVDPESGAQLTQQPANGGPGHGADGGHGGHAEEEMSEIFIHQGIHTIEYVLGSVSHTASYLRLWALSLAHAQLAEVLWNMVLKNGLQADGWLGGVATWAIFAFWAVLTVGILVLMEGLSAFLHTLRLHWVEFQSKFYQGQGYAFTPFAFETILETHGAEE; from the exons ATGGGCTCGTTATTCCGCAGCGAGGAAATGACCTTGTGTCAACTCTTCCTCCAAAGCGAGGCAGCATATGCCTGCGTTAGTGAAATGGGTGAACTTGGGCTTGTGCAGTTTCGTGATTTGAATCCCGAAGTGAACGCCTTTCAGAGGAAATTCGTCAATGAAGTGCGACGTTGCGATGAGATGGAGCGGAAATTGCGGTATTTGGAGAAGGAAATCAAGAAGGATGGGATTCCGATGTTGGATACGGGAGAAAGTCCCGAGGCACCGCAACCGAGGGAAATGATTGATTTGGAG gcaaCCTTCGAAAAACTCGAAAACGAGTTGAAAGAAGTCAATCAAAATGCGGAAGCCTTGAAACGAAACTTCTTGGAGTTGACTGAACTCAAGCACATCCTCCGGAAGACTCAAGTGTTCTTCGATGAG ATGGCCGAATCACATCGAGAAGAAGAGCAAGTTAATCTGTTGGGCGAAGAGGGATTACGTGCCGGCGGCGCACAAAATCTTAAACTTGg tTTCGTGGCTGGAGTAATTCTTCGTGAACGATTGCCGGCTTTTGAGCGGATGTTGTGGCGTGCCTGTCGTGGCAACGTTTTCCTTCGTCAAGCAATGATCGAATCTCCATTAGAGGATCCATCAAct gGTGACAACGTCTACAAATCTGTCTTTATCATCTTCTTCCAAGGTGACCAGTTAAAAACTCGCGTAAAGAAAATTTGCGAAGGCTTTCGCGCAACCTTATATCCCTGCCCCGAAGCCCCCGCCGATCGTCGTGAAATGGCAATGGGTGTCATGACGCGCATCGAGGACTTGAACACCGTGTTGCAACAAACGCAGGATCATCGTCATCGTGTTTTGGTTGCTGCCGCCAAGaacctcaaaaattggttCGTCAAAGTACGCAAAATCAAGGCAATCTATCACACCTTGAACCTGTTCAACTTGGATGTCACGCAAAAATGTTTGATCGCGGAATGTTGGGTGCCTGTTCTCGACATGGAAACGATTCAACTGGCTTTGCGTCGCGGCACGGAGCGTTCTGGGTCCTCAGTGCCCCCAATTCTCAATCGAATGGAAACTTTTGAGGCACCGCCGACGTATAATCGCACGAATAAGTTCACGAAAGCGTTCCAAGCGTTAATTGATGCTTATGGGGTAGCAAGTTATCGTGAAATGAATCCAGCTCCTTATACAATCATCACTTTTCCGTTCTTGTTTGCTGTCATGTTCGGCGATTTGGGTCACGGAGCAATTATGATGCTTTTTGGATTATGGATGATTTTGAAGGAGAAACCGTTGCAGGCGCAAAATAATCAAAACGAGATCTGGAAAATCTTTTTTGGAGGTCGTTACATTATTTTCCTCATGGGATGCTTCTCGATGTACACGGGGCTCATCTACAACGACATTTTTTCGAAGTCTTTGAACTTGTTTGGGTCCCGATGGAAGATTAACTTGGATAATTCGACCGTTATGAGCAATCATATTTTCCAACTTGACCCGAAAGATCAATATGTGGGCACGCCATACCCCTTTGGGATGGATCCCGTGTGGCAAGTTGCTCCGTTGAACAAGATTATCTTCCAAAATGGCTACAAAATGAAGATTTCCATCATTTTTGGAGTGATTCACATGATTTTTGGTGTCGTCGTTGGCTACTTCAACCACAAAAACTTCAATAATCGCATGGCGATTTTGTGCGAATTTATTCCGCAAATGATTTTCTTGGTCTTCCTGTTTTTCTATCTCGCTTTCATGATGTTTATGAAATGGACCAAGTACTCGGCTGATGCCAAAGACCCGATGTATGGCTCTGCATGTGCGCCCTCCATCCTAATTACGTTTATTAACATGGTTTTGATGAAATCGCGTCCCGAACCGATTCCCGGCAATCCGTGCAGTCCCTTTATGTATGGCGGGCAATTTGTGTTGCAACGTTTGATGTTACTTTGTGCGCTCGTTTGCATTCCGTGGATGTTGTTGGCGAAGCCGTACTTGATAATGAAGGCACGTAAGGAAGCAGCTCATCAACCGATGCCTCAAATTCAACAAGATGGCGTCGATCCAGAGTCAGGAGCACAATTGACGCAACAACCGGCGAATGGAGGACCTGGACATGGAGCTGATGGCGGGCATGGAGGACATGCCGAGGAGGAGATGTcggaaattttcatccatcaGGGCATTCATACGATTGAATATGTTTTGGGAAGCGTTTCTCATACTGCGTCGTATTTGCGTTTGTGGGCGTTGTCGCTTGCTCATGCAC AACTGGCTGAAGTATTATGGAACATGGTCCTCAAAAACGGCTTGCAAGCTGACGGATGGCTCGGAGGCGTCGCAACTTGGGCAATTTTCGCATTTTGGGCTGTCTTGACTGTTGGAATTCTCGTTTTGATGGAAGGCTTGTCTGCTTTCTTGCATACTTTACGTCTTCattg ggTCGAATTCCAATCGAAATTCTACCAAGGACAGGGTTACGCATTCACCCCATTCGCATTCGAGACAATTCTTGAGACGCATGGCGCGGAGGAGTAa
- the LOC134835620 gene encoding V-type proton ATPase 116 kDa subunit a 1 isoform X1: MGSLFRSEEMTLCQLFLQSEAAYACVSEMGELGLVQFRDLNPEVNAFQRKFVNEVRRCDEMERKLRYLEKEIKKDGIPMLDTGESPEAPQPREMIDLEATFEKLENELKEVNQNAEALKRNFLELTELKHILRKTQVFFDETSLSGYYGAGGSKTPSYSVRYRSQMAESHREEEQVNLLGEEGLRAGGAQNLKLGFVAGVILRERLPAFERMLWRACRGNVFLRQAMIESPLEDPSTGDNVYKSVFIIFFQGDQLKTRVKKICEGFRATLYPCPEAPADRREMAMGVMTRIEDLNTVLQQTQDHRHRVLVAAAKNLKNWFVKVRKIKAIYHTLNLFNLDVTQKCLIAECWVPVLDMETIQLALRRGTERSGSSVPPILNRMETFEAPPTYNRTNKFTKAFQALIDAYGVASYREMNPAPYTIITFPFLFAVMFGDLGHGAIMMLFGLWMILKEKPLQAQNNQNEIWKIFFGGRYIIFLMGCFSMYTGLIYNDIFSKSLNLFGSRWKINLDNSTVMSNHIFQLDPKDQYVGTPYPFGMDPVWQVAPLNKIIFQNGYKMKISIIFGVIHMIFGVVVGYFNHKNFNNRMAILCEFIPQMIFLVFLFFYLAFMMFMKWTKYSADAKDPMYGSACAPSILITFINMVLMKSRPEPIPGNPCSPFMYGGQFVLQRLMLLCALVCIPWMLLAKPYLIMKARKEAAHQPMPQIQQDGVDPESGAQLTQQPANGGPGHGADGGHGGHAEEEMSEIFIHQGIHTIEYVLGSVSHTASYLRLWALSLAHAQLAEVLWNMVLKNGLQADGWLGGVATWAIFAFWAVLTVGILVLMEGLSAFLHTLRLHWVEFQSKFYQGQGYAFTPFAFETILETHGAEE; the protein is encoded by the exons ATGGGCTCGTTATTCCGCAGCGAGGAAATGACCTTGTGTCAACTCTTCCTCCAAAGCGAGGCAGCATATGCCTGCGTTAGTGAAATGGGTGAACTTGGGCTTGTGCAGTTTCGTGATTTGAATCCCGAAGTGAACGCCTTTCAGAGGAAATTCGTCAATGAAGTGCGACGTTGCGATGAGATGGAGCGGAAATTGCGGTATTTGGAGAAGGAAATCAAGAAGGATGGGATTCCGATGTTGGATACGGGAGAAAGTCCCGAGGCACCGCAACCGAGGGAAATGATTGATTTGGAG gcaaCCTTCGAAAAACTCGAAAACGAGTTGAAAGAAGTCAATCAAAATGCGGAAGCCTTGAAACGAAACTTCTTGGAGTTGACTGAACTCAAGCACATCCTCCGGAAGACTCAAGTGTTCTTCGATGAG acatcaCTCTCTGGTTATTACGGTGCCGGTGGTAGTAAAACACCATCTTACTCTGTACGCTATCGATCACAGATGGCCGAATCACATCGAGAAGAAGAGCAAGTTAATCTGTTGGGCGAAGAGGGATTACGTGCCGGCGGCGCACAAAATCTTAAACTTGg tTTCGTGGCTGGAGTAATTCTTCGTGAACGATTGCCGGCTTTTGAGCGGATGTTGTGGCGTGCCTGTCGTGGCAACGTTTTCCTTCGTCAAGCAATGATCGAATCTCCATTAGAGGATCCATCAAct gGTGACAACGTCTACAAATCTGTCTTTATCATCTTCTTCCAAGGTGACCAGTTAAAAACTCGCGTAAAGAAAATTTGCGAAGGCTTTCGCGCAACCTTATATCCCTGCCCCGAAGCCCCCGCCGATCGTCGTGAAATGGCAATGGGTGTCATGACGCGCATCGAGGACTTGAACACCGTGTTGCAACAAACGCAGGATCATCGTCATCGTGTTTTGGTTGCTGCCGCCAAGaacctcaaaaattggttCGTCAAAGTACGCAAAATCAAGGCAATCTATCACACCTTGAACCTGTTCAACTTGGATGTCACGCAAAAATGTTTGATCGCGGAATGTTGGGTGCCTGTTCTCGACATGGAAACGATTCAACTGGCTTTGCGTCGCGGCACGGAGCGTTCTGGGTCCTCAGTGCCCCCAATTCTCAATCGAATGGAAACTTTTGAGGCACCGCCGACGTATAATCGCACGAATAAGTTCACGAAAGCGTTCCAAGCGTTAATTGATGCTTATGGGGTAGCAAGTTATCGTGAAATGAATCCAGCTCCTTATACAATCATCACTTTTCCGTTCTTGTTTGCTGTCATGTTCGGCGATTTGGGTCACGGAGCAATTATGATGCTTTTTGGATTATGGATGATTTTGAAGGAGAAACCGTTGCAGGCGCAAAATAATCAAAACGAGATCTGGAAAATCTTTTTTGGAGGTCGTTACATTATTTTCCTCATGGGATGCTTCTCGATGTACACGGGGCTCATCTACAACGACATTTTTTCGAAGTCTTTGAACTTGTTTGGGTCCCGATGGAAGATTAACTTGGATAATTCGACCGTTATGAGCAATCATATTTTCCAACTTGACCCGAAAGATCAATATGTGGGCACGCCATACCCCTTTGGGATGGATCCCGTGTGGCAAGTTGCTCCGTTGAACAAGATTATCTTCCAAAATGGCTACAAAATGAAGATTTCCATCATTTTTGGAGTGATTCACATGATTTTTGGTGTCGTCGTTGGCTACTTCAACCACAAAAACTTCAATAATCGCATGGCGATTTTGTGCGAATTTATTCCGCAAATGATTTTCTTGGTCTTCCTGTTTTTCTATCTCGCTTTCATGATGTTTATGAAATGGACCAAGTACTCGGCTGATGCCAAAGACCCGATGTATGGCTCTGCATGTGCGCCCTCCATCCTAATTACGTTTATTAACATGGTTTTGATGAAATCGCGTCCCGAACCGATTCCCGGCAATCCGTGCAGTCCCTTTATGTATGGCGGGCAATTTGTGTTGCAACGTTTGATGTTACTTTGTGCGCTCGTTTGCATTCCGTGGATGTTGTTGGCGAAGCCGTACTTGATAATGAAGGCACGTAAGGAAGCAGCTCATCAACCGATGCCTCAAATTCAACAAGATGGCGTCGATCCAGAGTCAGGAGCACAATTGACGCAACAACCGGCGAATGGAGGACCTGGACATGGAGCTGATGGCGGGCATGGAGGACATGCCGAGGAGGAGATGTcggaaattttcatccatcaGGGCATTCATACGATTGAATATGTTTTGGGAAGCGTTTCTCATACTGCGTCGTATTTGCGTTTGTGGGCGTTGTCGCTTGCTCATGCAC AACTGGCTGAAGTATTATGGAACATGGTCCTCAAAAACGGCTTGCAAGCTGACGGATGGCTCGGAGGCGTCGCAACTTGGGCAATTTTCGCATTTTGGGCTGTCTTGACTGTTGGAATTCTCGTTTTGATGGAAGGCTTGTCTGCTTTCTTGCATACTTTACGTCTTCattg ggTCGAATTCCAATCGAAATTCTACCAAGGACAGGGTTACGCATTCACCCCATTCGCATTCGAGACAATTCTTGAGACGCATGGCGCGGAGGAGTAa
- the LOC134835620 gene encoding V-type proton ATPase 116 kDa subunit a 1 isoform X3, protein MGSLFRSEEMTLCQLFLQSEAAYACVSEMGELGLVQFRDLNPEVNAFQRKFVNEVRRCDEMERKLRYLEKEIKKDGIPMLDTGESPEAPQPREMIDLEATFEKLENELKEVNQNAEALKRNFLELTELKHILRKTQVFFDEQEGAMHTTESMTRALITDEVRSANTMGPVQLGFVAGVILRERLPAFERMLWRACRGNVFLRQAMIESPLEDPSTGDNVYKSVFIIFFQGDQLKTRVKKICEGFRATLYPCPEAPADRREMAMGVMTRIEDLNTVLQQTQDHRHRVLVAAAKNLKNWFVKVRKIKAIYHTLNLFNLDVTQKCLIAECWVPVLDMETIQLALRRGTERSGSSVPPILNRMETFEAPPTYNRTNKFTKAFQALIDAYGVASYREMNPAPYTIITFPFLFAVMFGDLGHGAIMMLFGLWMILKEKPLQAQNNQNEIWKIFFGGRYIIFLMGCFSMYTGLIYNDIFSKSLNLFGSRWKINLDNSTVMSNHIFQLDPKDQYVGTPYPFGMDPVWQVAPLNKIIFQNGYKMKISIIFGVIHMIFGVVVGYFNHKNFNNRMAILCEFIPQMIFLVFLFFYLAFMMFMKWTKYSADAKDPMYGSACAPSILITFINMVLMKSRPEPIPGNPCSPFMYGGQFVLQRLMLLCALVCIPWMLLAKPYLIMKARKEAAHQPMPQIQQDGVDPESGAQLTQQPANGGPGHGADGGHGGHAEEEMSEIFIHQGIHTIEYVLGSVSHTASYLRLWALSLAHAQLAEVLWNMVLKNGLQADGWLGGVATWAIFAFWAVLTVGILVLMEGLSAFLHTLRLHWVEFQSKFYQGQGYAFTPFAFETILETHGAEE, encoded by the exons ATGGGCTCGTTATTCCGCAGCGAGGAAATGACCTTGTGTCAACTCTTCCTCCAAAGCGAGGCAGCATATGCCTGCGTTAGTGAAATGGGTGAACTTGGGCTTGTGCAGTTTCGTGATTTGAATCCCGAAGTGAACGCCTTTCAGAGGAAATTCGTCAATGAAGTGCGACGTTGCGATGAGATGGAGCGGAAATTGCGGTATTTGGAGAAGGAAATCAAGAAGGATGGGATTCCGATGTTGGATACGGGAGAAAGTCCCGAGGCACCGCAACCGAGGGAAATGATTGATTTGGAG gcaaCCTTCGAAAAACTCGAAAACGAGTTGAAAGAAGTCAATCAAAATGCGGAAGCCTTGAAACGAAACTTCTTGGAGTTGACTGAACTCAAGCACATCCTCCGGAAGACTCAAGTGTTCTTCGATGAG CAAGAAGGTGCAATGCACACAACTGAATCCATGACTCGTGCATTAATTACCGATGAAGTCAGGTCGGCAAATACCATGGGTCCTGTACAATTGGG tTTCGTGGCTGGAGTAATTCTTCGTGAACGATTGCCGGCTTTTGAGCGGATGTTGTGGCGTGCCTGTCGTGGCAACGTTTTCCTTCGTCAAGCAATGATCGAATCTCCATTAGAGGATCCATCAAct gGTGACAACGTCTACAAATCTGTCTTTATCATCTTCTTCCAAGGTGACCAGTTAAAAACTCGCGTAAAGAAAATTTGCGAAGGCTTTCGCGCAACCTTATATCCCTGCCCCGAAGCCCCCGCCGATCGTCGTGAAATGGCAATGGGTGTCATGACGCGCATCGAGGACTTGAACACCGTGTTGCAACAAACGCAGGATCATCGTCATCGTGTTTTGGTTGCTGCCGCCAAGaacctcaaaaattggttCGTCAAAGTACGCAAAATCAAGGCAATCTATCACACCTTGAACCTGTTCAACTTGGATGTCACGCAAAAATGTTTGATCGCGGAATGTTGGGTGCCTGTTCTCGACATGGAAACGATTCAACTGGCTTTGCGTCGCGGCACGGAGCGTTCTGGGTCCTCAGTGCCCCCAATTCTCAATCGAATGGAAACTTTTGAGGCACCGCCGACGTATAATCGCACGAATAAGTTCACGAAAGCGTTCCAAGCGTTAATTGATGCTTATGGGGTAGCAAGTTATCGTGAAATGAATCCAGCTCCTTATACAATCATCACTTTTCCGTTCTTGTTTGCTGTCATGTTCGGCGATTTGGGTCACGGAGCAATTATGATGCTTTTTGGATTATGGATGATTTTGAAGGAGAAACCGTTGCAGGCGCAAAATAATCAAAACGAGATCTGGAAAATCTTTTTTGGAGGTCGTTACATTATTTTCCTCATGGGATGCTTCTCGATGTACACGGGGCTCATCTACAACGACATTTTTTCGAAGTCTTTGAACTTGTTTGGGTCCCGATGGAAGATTAACTTGGATAATTCGACCGTTATGAGCAATCATATTTTCCAACTTGACCCGAAAGATCAATATGTGGGCACGCCATACCCCTTTGGGATGGATCCCGTGTGGCAAGTTGCTCCGTTGAACAAGATTATCTTCCAAAATGGCTACAAAATGAAGATTTCCATCATTTTTGGAGTGATTCACATGATTTTTGGTGTCGTCGTTGGCTACTTCAACCACAAAAACTTCAATAATCGCATGGCGATTTTGTGCGAATTTATTCCGCAAATGATTTTCTTGGTCTTCCTGTTTTTCTATCTCGCTTTCATGATGTTTATGAAATGGACCAAGTACTCGGCTGATGCCAAAGACCCGATGTATGGCTCTGCATGTGCGCCCTCCATCCTAATTACGTTTATTAACATGGTTTTGATGAAATCGCGTCCCGAACCGATTCCCGGCAATCCGTGCAGTCCCTTTATGTATGGCGGGCAATTTGTGTTGCAACGTTTGATGTTACTTTGTGCGCTCGTTTGCATTCCGTGGATGTTGTTGGCGAAGCCGTACTTGATAATGAAGGCACGTAAGGAAGCAGCTCATCAACCGATGCCTCAAATTCAACAAGATGGCGTCGATCCAGAGTCAGGAGCACAATTGACGCAACAACCGGCGAATGGAGGACCTGGACATGGAGCTGATGGCGGGCATGGAGGACATGCCGAGGAGGAGATGTcggaaattttcatccatcaGGGCATTCATACGATTGAATATGTTTTGGGAAGCGTTTCTCATACTGCGTCGTATTTGCGTTTGTGGGCGTTGTCGCTTGCTCATGCAC AACTGGCTGAAGTATTATGGAACATGGTCCTCAAAAACGGCTTGCAAGCTGACGGATGGCTCGGAGGCGTCGCAACTTGGGCAATTTTCGCATTTTGGGCTGTCTTGACTGTTGGAATTCTCGTTTTGATGGAAGGCTTGTCTGCTTTCTTGCATACTTTACGTCTTCattg ggTCGAATTCCAATCGAAATTCTACCAAGGACAGGGTTACGCATTCACCCCATTCGCATTCGAGACAATTCTTGAGACGCATGGCGCGGAGGAGTAa
- the LOC134835620 gene encoding V-type proton ATPase 116 kDa subunit a 1 isoform X2 encodes MGSLFRSEEMTLCQLFLQSEAAYACVSEMGELGLVQFRDLNPEVNAFQRKFVNEVRRCDEMERKLRYLEKEIKKDGIPMLDTGESPEAPQPREMIDLEATFEKLENELKEVNQNAEALKRNFLELTELKHILRKTQVFFDEQEGAMHTTESMTRALITDEVRSANTMGPVQLGFVEKSQEQEEYFPCFVAGVILRERLPAFERMLWRACRGNVFLRQAMIESPLEDPSTGDNVYKSVFIIFFQGDQLKTRVKKICEGFRATLYPCPEAPADRREMAMGVMTRIEDLNTVLQQTQDHRHRVLVAAAKNLKNWFVKVRKIKAIYHTLNLFNLDVTQKCLIAECWVPVLDMETIQLALRRGTERSGSSVPPILNRMETFEAPPTYNRTNKFTKAFQALIDAYGVASYREMNPAPYTIITFPFLFAVMFGDLGHGAIMMLFGLWMILKEKPLQAQNNQNEIWKIFFGGRYIIFLMGCFSMYTGLIYNDIFSKSLNLFGSRWKINLDNSTVMSNHIFQLDPKDQYVGTPYPFGMDPVWQVAPLNKIIFQNGYKMKISIIFGVIHMIFGVVVGYFNHKNFNNRMAILCEFIPQMIFLVFLFFYLAFMMFMKWTKYSADAKDPMYGSACAPSILITFINMVLMKSRPEPIPGNPCSPFMYGGQFVLQRLMLLCALVCIPWMLLAKPYLIMKARKEAAHQPMPQIQQDGVDPESGAQLTQQPANGGPGHGADGGHGGHAEEEMSEIFIHQGIHTIEYVLGSVSHTASYLRLWALSLAHAQLAEVLWNMVLKNGLQADGWLGGVATWAIFAFWAVLTVGILVLMEGLSAFLHTLRLHWVEFQSKFYQGQGYAFTPFAFETILETHGAEE; translated from the exons ATGGGCTCGTTATTCCGCAGCGAGGAAATGACCTTGTGTCAACTCTTCCTCCAAAGCGAGGCAGCATATGCCTGCGTTAGTGAAATGGGTGAACTTGGGCTTGTGCAGTTTCGTGATTTGAATCCCGAAGTGAACGCCTTTCAGAGGAAATTCGTCAATGAAGTGCGACGTTGCGATGAGATGGAGCGGAAATTGCGGTATTTGGAGAAGGAAATCAAGAAGGATGGGATTCCGATGTTGGATACGGGAGAAAGTCCCGAGGCACCGCAACCGAGGGAAATGATTGATTTGGAG gcaaCCTTCGAAAAACTCGAAAACGAGTTGAAAGAAGTCAATCAAAATGCGGAAGCCTTGAAACGAAACTTCTTGGAGTTGACTGAACTCAAGCACATCCTCCGGAAGACTCAAGTGTTCTTCGATGAG CAAGAAGGTGCAATGCACACAACTGAATCCATGACTCGTGCATTAATTACCGATGAAGTCAGGTCGGCAAATACCATGGGTCCTGTACAATTGGG ttttgtgGAAAAGTCACAGGAGCAAGAGGAATATTTTCCATG tTTCGTGGCTGGAGTAATTCTTCGTGAACGATTGCCGGCTTTTGAGCGGATGTTGTGGCGTGCCTGTCGTGGCAACGTTTTCCTTCGTCAAGCAATGATCGAATCTCCATTAGAGGATCCATCAAct gGTGACAACGTCTACAAATCTGTCTTTATCATCTTCTTCCAAGGTGACCAGTTAAAAACTCGCGTAAAGAAAATTTGCGAAGGCTTTCGCGCAACCTTATATCCCTGCCCCGAAGCCCCCGCCGATCGTCGTGAAATGGCAATGGGTGTCATGACGCGCATCGAGGACTTGAACACCGTGTTGCAACAAACGCAGGATCATCGTCATCGTGTTTTGGTTGCTGCCGCCAAGaacctcaaaaattggttCGTCAAAGTACGCAAAATCAAGGCAATCTATCACACCTTGAACCTGTTCAACTTGGATGTCACGCAAAAATGTTTGATCGCGGAATGTTGGGTGCCTGTTCTCGACATGGAAACGATTCAACTGGCTTTGCGTCGCGGCACGGAGCGTTCTGGGTCCTCAGTGCCCCCAATTCTCAATCGAATGGAAACTTTTGAGGCACCGCCGACGTATAATCGCACGAATAAGTTCACGAAAGCGTTCCAAGCGTTAATTGATGCTTATGGGGTAGCAAGTTATCGTGAAATGAATCCAGCTCCTTATACAATCATCACTTTTCCGTTCTTGTTTGCTGTCATGTTCGGCGATTTGGGTCACGGAGCAATTATGATGCTTTTTGGATTATGGATGATTTTGAAGGAGAAACCGTTGCAGGCGCAAAATAATCAAAACGAGATCTGGAAAATCTTTTTTGGAGGTCGTTACATTATTTTCCTCATGGGATGCTTCTCGATGTACACGGGGCTCATCTACAACGACATTTTTTCGAAGTCTTTGAACTTGTTTGGGTCCCGATGGAAGATTAACTTGGATAATTCGACCGTTATGAGCAATCATATTTTCCAACTTGACCCGAAAGATCAATATGTGGGCACGCCATACCCCTTTGGGATGGATCCCGTGTGGCAAGTTGCTCCGTTGAACAAGATTATCTTCCAAAATGGCTACAAAATGAAGATTTCCATCATTTTTGGAGTGATTCACATGATTTTTGGTGTCGTCGTTGGCTACTTCAACCACAAAAACTTCAATAATCGCATGGCGATTTTGTGCGAATTTATTCCGCAAATGATTTTCTTGGTCTTCCTGTTTTTCTATCTCGCTTTCATGATGTTTATGAAATGGACCAAGTACTCGGCTGATGCCAAAGACCCGATGTATGGCTCTGCATGTGCGCCCTCCATCCTAATTACGTTTATTAACATGGTTTTGATGAAATCGCGTCCCGAACCGATTCCCGGCAATCCGTGCAGTCCCTTTATGTATGGCGGGCAATTTGTGTTGCAACGTTTGATGTTACTTTGTGCGCTCGTTTGCATTCCGTGGATGTTGTTGGCGAAGCCGTACTTGATAATGAAGGCACGTAAGGAAGCAGCTCATCAACCGATGCCTCAAATTCAACAAGATGGCGTCGATCCAGAGTCAGGAGCACAATTGACGCAACAACCGGCGAATGGAGGACCTGGACATGGAGCTGATGGCGGGCATGGAGGACATGCCGAGGAGGAGATGTcggaaattttcatccatcaGGGCATTCATACGATTGAATATGTTTTGGGAAGCGTTTCTCATACTGCGTCGTATTTGCGTTTGTGGGCGTTGTCGCTTGCTCATGCAC AACTGGCTGAAGTATTATGGAACATGGTCCTCAAAAACGGCTTGCAAGCTGACGGATGGCTCGGAGGCGTCGCAACTTGGGCAATTTTCGCATTTTGGGCTGTCTTGACTGTTGGAATTCTCGTTTTGATGGAAGGCTTGTCTGCTTTCTTGCATACTTTACGTCTTCattg ggTCGAATTCCAATCGAAATTCTACCAAGGACAGGGTTACGCATTCACCCCATTCGCATTCGAGACAATTCTTGAGACGCATGGCGCGGAGGAGTAa